The Candidatus Thermoplasmatota archaeon genome has a segment encoding these proteins:
- a CDS encoding asparagine synthase C-terminal domain-containing protein, translated as MLSFWIDRLNFILTKTVSALDKKRKGILFSGGLDSSILAFLVSKHAEVVLYVAGIEGAYDIDVARKSAQLLNLQLIEIFLTEKDIEEALPIISKIVISKNPIEISYLLPLFFVAKHSREKELLSAYGADELFAGYAKYLKSENLEEELKKDLLSLKEKGMPSAQKIASYFNKELKAPFLELEIIELGLKIPVEYKIKDGTRKHVLRESARVLGLPEEIVVKEKKAAQYGSGIMKVMKKLAARGNLTLKEYLEKF; from the coding sequence TTGATAGATTAAATTTTATCCTTACAAAAACAGTCTCAGCACTTGACAAAAAAAGAAAAGGTATTCTTTTCTCAGGAGGACTTGATTCTTCAATTCTTGCTTTTTTAGTAAGCAAACATGCAGAAGTTGTGCTATACGTTGCTGGTATTGAGGGCGCTTATGATATTGACGTTGCAAGGAAATCAGCACAGTTACTTAACCTCCAGCTTATAGAAATTTTTCTGACTGAGAAAGATATTGAAGAAGCACTTCCTATAATTTCAAAAATTGTCATATCAAAAAACCCTATCGAGATTTCTTACCTTCTGCCGCTATTCTTTGTAGCCAAGCATTCTAGAGAGAAGGAGCTATTATCGGCTTACGGCGCTGATGAGCTTTTTGCAGGCTATGCCAAATATCTTAAGTCTGAAAATTTAGAAGAAGAGCTTAAAAAAGATTTACTGAGCTTGAAAGAGAAAGGAATGCCGAGCGCTCAAAAAATTGCAAGTTATTTCAATAAAGAGCTTAAAGCACCTTTTCTTGAGCTCGAAATTATAGAGCTTGGCTTGAAAATACCTGTTGAGTATAAAATAAAAGATGGCACAAGAAAACATGTCCTAAGAGAATCTGCTCGTGTATTAGGACTGCCTGAAGAGATTGTGGTGAAAGAAAAGAAAGCGGCACAGTATGGCTCAGGTATAATGAAAGTAATGAAAAAACTCGCTGCCAGAGGGAATTTGACCTTAAAAGAATATTTAGAAAAATTTTAA